The window GCCTCCACGGCGCGCTCTTCCGCGGGCCCTTCCTGCGCCGGCTCCTGGGGCTCAATGTGATGGGCAGCGGCGTCTTCCTGGTGCTGGTGGCCGCCGCCCGCCGGGCCCCCGAGGGCCCCCCGGACCCGGTGCCCCACGCCATGGTGCTCACCGGCCTCGTGGTGGCGGTGAGCGCCACCGCCCTGGCCCTGGCCCTGGACCGGGCGCTGGGTCAGG is drawn from Thermodesulfobacteriota bacterium and contains these coding sequences:
- a CDS encoding NADH-quinone oxidoreductase subunit K → MSPAVLYALAGAGLFAVGLHGALFRGPFLRRLLGLNVMGSGVFLVLVAAARRAPEGPPDPVPHAMVLTGLVVAVSATALALALDRALGQATGESASRGSGPPDPDGG